From Symphalangus syndactylus isolate Jambi chromosome 17, NHGRI_mSymSyn1-v2.1_pri, whole genome shotgun sequence, one genomic window encodes:
- the RPS15 gene encoding small ribosomal subunit protein uS19 isoform X1 translates to MSGRGADLAEVEQKKKRTFRKFTYRGVDLDQLLDMSYEQLMQLYSARQRRRLNRGLRRKQHSLLKRLRKAKKEAPPMEKPEVVKTHLRDMIILPEMVGSMVGVYNGKTFNQVEIKPEMIGHYLGEFSITYKPVKHGRPGIGATHSSRFIPLK, encoded by the exons ATGTCGGGGCGAGGGGCGGACCTG GCAGAAGTAGAGCAGAAGAAGAAGCGGACCTTCCGCAAGTTTACCTACCGCGGCGTGGACCTGGACCAGCTGCTGGACATGTCCTA CGAGCAGCTGATGCAGCTGTACAGTGCGCGCCAGCGGCGGCGGCTGAACCGGGGCCTGCGGCGGAAGCAGCACTCCCTGCTGAAGCGCCTGCGCAAGGCCAAGAAGGAGGCGCCGCCCATGGAGAAGCCGGAAGTGGTGAAGACGCACCTGCGGGACATGATCATCCTGCCCGAGATGGTGGGCAGCATGGTGGGCGTCTACAACGGCAAGACCTTCAACCAGGTGGAGATCAAG CCCGAGATGATTGGCCACTACCTAGGCGAGTTCTCCATCACCTACAAGCCGGTAAAGCACGGCCGGCCTGGCATCGGGGCCACCCACTCCTCCCGCTTCATCCCTCTCAAGTAG
- the RPS15 gene encoding small ribosomal subunit protein uS19 isoform X2, with amino-acid sequence MAEVEQKKKRTFRKFTYRGVDLDQLLDMSYEQLMQLYSARQRRRLNRGLRRKQHSLLKRLRKAKKEAPPMEKPEVVKTHLRDMIILPEMVGSMVGVYNGKTFNQVEIKPEMIGHYLGEFSITYKPVKHGRPGIGATHSSRFIPLK; translated from the exons ATG GCAGAAGTAGAGCAGAAGAAGAAGCGGACCTTCCGCAAGTTTACCTACCGCGGCGTGGACCTGGACCAGCTGCTGGACATGTCCTA CGAGCAGCTGATGCAGCTGTACAGTGCGCGCCAGCGGCGGCGGCTGAACCGGGGCCTGCGGCGGAAGCAGCACTCCCTGCTGAAGCGCCTGCGCAAGGCCAAGAAGGAGGCGCCGCCCATGGAGAAGCCGGAAGTGGTGAAGACGCACCTGCGGGACATGATCATCCTGCCCGAGATGGTGGGCAGCATGGTGGGCGTCTACAACGGCAAGACCTTCAACCAGGTGGAGATCAAG CCCGAGATGATTGGCCACTACCTAGGCGAGTTCTCCATCACCTACAAGCCGGTAAAGCACGGCCGGCCTGGCATCGGGGCCACCCACTCCTCCCGCTTCATCCCTCTCAAGTAG
- the LOC129465759 gene encoding DAZ-associated protein 1 isoform X7, with amino-acid sequence MMPRSRGPEVEVKRAEPRDSKSQAPGQPGASQWGSRVVPNAANGWAGQPPPTWQQGYGPQGMWVPAGQAIGGYGPPPAGRGAPPPPPPFTSYIVSTPPGGFPPPQGFPQGYGAPPQFSFGYGPPPPPPDQFAPPGVPPPPATPGAAPLAFPPPPSQAAPDMSKPPTAQPDFPYGQYAGYGQDLSGFGQGFSDPSQQPPSYGGPSVPGSGGPPAGGSGFGRGQNHNVQGFHPYRR; translated from the exons GTGGAAGTTAAACGAGCTGAGCCTCGGGACAGCAAGAGCCAAGCGCCGGGACAGCCAGGTGCCAGCCAGTGGGGGAGCCGGGTTGTGCCCAACGCTGCCAATGGCTGGGCAGGCCAGCCCCCGCCCACATGGCAGCAAGGATATGGCCCGCAAG GAATGTGGGTGCCAGCAGGACAGGCAATTG GTGGCTACGGACCGCCCCCTGCAGGAAGAGGAGcccccccgccacccccaccGTTCACCTCCTACATCGTGTCCACCCCTCCTGGAGGCTTTCCCCCTCCCCAGGGCTTCCCTCAGGGCTATGGTGCCCCGCCACAGTTCA GTTTTGGCTACGGGCCTCCACCTCCACCGCCAGATCAGTTTGCCCCTCCCGGGGTTCCTCCTCCACCGGCCACTCCCGGGGCAGCACCTCTGGCTTTCCCACCGCCTCCGTCTCAGGCTGCCCCGGACATGAGCAAGCCCCCGACAGCTCAGCCAGACTTTCCCTATGGTCAGTATG CAGGTTACGGGCAGGACTTGAGTGGCTTTGGACAGGGCTTCTCGGACCCCAGCCAGCAGCCTCCTTCCTACGGGGGTCCCTCCGTGCCAGGGTCGGGGGGCCCCCCCGCCGGCGGCAGCGGCTTTGGACGAGGGCAGAACCACAACGTGCAAGGGTTCCACCCCTACCGACGCTAG